In Pleurocapsa sp. PCC 7319, the following are encoded in one genomic region:
- a CDS encoding DUF4278 domain-containing protein — MQLCYRGNKYQAPINSIDTVESGINAKFLGRTYTLRQTNYQSTSSSDRYKYRGIVYQK; from the coding sequence ATGCAACTTTGTTATCGTGGTAATAAATATCAAGCACCAATCAACTCTATCGATACAGTGGAATCAGGCATTAATGCTAAGTTTTTGGGGAGAACATATACTCTTCGCCAGACTAATTATCAAAGTACTTCTTCCTCAGATAGGTACAAATATCGCGGAATTGTCTATCAAAAATAA
- a CDS encoding glutathione S-transferase family protein, which yields MVNPKLIIGNKNYSSWSLRAWLILAKLGIKFEEVRVSLFREGYKEQLLRYSPTGQVPVYLENELVIWDSLAIAEYLAEKHSGLLPRNINQRALARSLAAEMHSGFLALRSQMPMNCRATGRQVEITDGLAADINRVQTIWTTCRNQNRQLGSWLFGEFSIVDAMYVPVVFRFNTYGVECDSLATEYMNNVLNDPDVMSWLEAAKNETEVIEEEEVGIN from the coding sequence ATGGTCAATCCCAAATTAATTATTGGCAATAAAAATTACTCTTCATGGTCGCTCAGAGCTTGGCTTATTCTAGCTAAACTAGGAATTAAGTTTGAAGAAGTGCGGGTTTCTCTTTTTCGTGAAGGATATAAAGAACAACTTTTACGTTATTCCCCCACGGGACAAGTTCCTGTTTACCTAGAAAATGAGCTGGTGATTTGGGATAGTCTGGCGATCGCCGAATATCTTGCAGAAAAGCATTCAGGATTATTACCCAGAAATATCAACCAACGCGCTTTAGCACGTTCTTTAGCTGCCGAAATGCACTCTGGTTTTTTGGCATTGCGATCGCAAATGCCAATGAATTGTCGAGCAACAGGGCGGCAGGTAGAAATTACAGATGGATTAGCTGCTGATATCAATCGAGTTCAAACTATATGGACTACCTGTAGAAATCAAAATAGACAGTTAGGTTCATGGTTATTTGGTGAATTTTCTATTGTCGATGCTATGTATGTCCCAGTAGTTTTTCGTTTTAATACCTATGGGGTTGAATGCGACTCATTAGCTACTGAATATATGAATAATGTATTAAATGACCCAGATGTTATGAGCTGGCTGGAAGCTGCCAAAAATGAGACCGAGGTGATTGAAGAGGAAGAAGTAGGAATTAACTAA